The Streptomyces rubrogriseus genomic sequence GGAGCAGCTCCGGGCCGCCGAACTCGTACAGGAGCTGGCGGCAGCGGCCGCAGGGGACGAGTACCTCGCCCGCGCCGTCGACGCAGACGAAGTGCGTCAGCCGGCCGCCGCCGGTCACCTGCAACTGGGAGACCAGCCCGCACTCGGCGCACAGGCCGATGCCGTAGCTGGCGTTCTCCACGTTGCACCCGGTGACGGTGCGGCCGTCGTCGACGAGGGCGGCGGCGCCCACGGCGTACCCCGAGTAGGGGGCGTACGCCCGGGACATCGCGTCCCGGGCCGCCGTGCGCAGCTCCTCCCAGTCGGCCCCGGTCACTTGCCCTGGCCCTTGCGGTACTGCATGCCGTCCGCCTTGGGCATCCGCAGCCGTTGCGCGGACAGGGCGAGGACGACGAGGGTGACGACGTACGGCGTGGCGGAGACGACCTGGTTGGGGACCTCGTTGGTGCCGGCGTACCAGGCGAAGACCAGGGCGCCGACGACGAAGGTGATAGCGGCCTTGACGTACTTCTTGCGGATCACCAGCCAGATGGCGCCGGCGACCAGCAGCAGCGCGCCGAGCAGCAGCAGGGCGTGCACGTTGGCGGAGCCGCCGCGCAGGTTGAGGCTGTCGGTGTAGCCGAAGAGGCCGGCGCCGATGGCGAGGCCGCCCGGCATCCAGTTGCCGAAGATCATCGCCGCGAGGCCGATGTAGCCGCGGCCGCTGGTCTGGCCCTCCAGGTAGAAGGGGTTGGCCACGATGGACAGGAAGACGCCGCCGAGGCCGGCCAGGCCGCCGGAGATGATCACGGCCAGGTACTTGTACTTGTAGACGTTGACGCCGAGGGACTCGGCGGCGATCGGGTTCTCGCCGCAGGAGCGCAGCCGCAGGCCGAACGGGGTGCGCCACAGGATCCACCAGGTGGCGGGGATCAGGGCGACCGCGATCAGGGTGAGCCAGGAGACGTCGGTGACCAGGCCGCCGAGCAGGCCCGCGATGTCCGAGACGAAGAACCAGTGCTGGTCGTTGAGGCTGTCCAGCCAGCCGGACAGGCCCGGGATCGAGAAGTGGCCGAGGGAGTCGACCGGCGGGGACTGCTTGGCGGAGCCGCCCTGGTGGCCCTCGAAGGCGAGCGGGGCGAGGTAGCGGGTGGCGCCGAGGGCGAGGATGTTGATGGCCACACCGGAGACGATGTGGTTGACGTTGAAGGTGATCGTGACGATGGCGTGCAGCAGGCCGCCGAGGCAGCCGCCGACGATGCCGACGAGGACGCCGGTCCACGGACCCCACTGGAAGCCGGCCCAGGCACCGAACCAGGTGCCGAGGATCATCATGCCCTCGAGGCCGATGTTGACGACGCCCGCGCGCTCGGCCCACAGGCCGCCGAGACCGGCGAGGCCGATCGGCACGGCGAGCTGGAGGGCGGTGGACATCTGGCTGACGTTGGTGATGCCGTTGGCGCCGGTGATCAGGCGGACGATCGAGGTCAGCGCCAGGGCTCCGGCGATGACCAGGAGCAGCACGGGCCACGACATGCGGCGGCCGGTCGGTGGTGCGTGCTCCAGCGACGGCTGGTTGACGTCGGTCGCTGTGGTCGGAGCGGTCATCGGCCGGCCACCTCCTTCTTCGAGTTGTCGGTGGCGCCGAGGACGTGTCCGGCGGCCAGCTCCGCGCCGACCCGGCGCTGCTGGCGGCGCAGGCCCCACTCGCGGACGGCCTCGTAGGAGACGACGACGGAGAGGACGATCAGGCCCTGCATGATGACCGCGATCTCCTTGTCGTACCCGTGGAAGTCCAGCTCGGGGCTGGCCTTGTCGAGCCAGGCCCACAGCAGGGCGGCGAAGGCGATGCCGACCGGGCTGTTGCGGCCGAGCAGGGCGATGCCGATGCCGAGGAAGCCGATGCCGGTGGGGAAGTTGAGGCTGTAGGTGTGGGTGTCGCCGAGCAGGATCGGCAGGCCCGCGAGACCGGCGAGGCCGCCGGAGATCAGCATCGCGGTGAGCACCATGCGCTTGGGGTCGACACCGCTGGCCGCGGCGGCGGACTCGGAGGCGCCGGAGGCGCGCAGGTCGAAGCCGAAGCGGGTGCGGTTGAGGACGAGCCAGTAGCCGATGCCGAGGAGGACGGCGAGGACCACCAGGCCGTAGATCTCGCCGGCCGCGCCCATGTCGATGCCGGGGATCCAGCCGGACTCGTGCATCTCGCCGGTGGTGTTGTTGTTGCCGATCTTGACGCCGAAGACGTCGGGCAGCCACAGGTAGCCGATGACGGCGGTGGCGATGGAGTTGAGCATGATCGTCGCGACGACCTCGCTGACTCCCCGGGTGATCTTCAGGACGCCGGCGATGCCGGACCAGAAGGCGCCGGTGAGAACGGCGGTCAGGAGGAGCAGCGGGACCTGGAGGCCGGCCGGCAGGTTGGCGTGGGCGCCGACGATCGCGGCCATCATGGCGGCGAGCTGGTACTGCCCGTCGACGCCGATGTTGAAGAGGTTCATCCGGAAGCCGATGGCCACCGCGAGGGCCGCGATGTAGTACATCGACGCCTGGTTGATGATCAGGACCTGGATGTCGGAGAATCCGGCCTGCTCGAACATGAGGGCGAACGGTTCGACCGGGTTCTTGCCCGAGGCGATCAGGACGATCGCACTGAGCACGAAGGCCACGGCGAGCGCGATGACCGGTCCGGCCACCGCGAGGAGCACGCGCTCCTTGTCGAACTTCTTCATCAGCGGGCCTCGTCTTCCGGAGACTCGGGGGACGCGGGCGACTCGGGCGACGCGGGGGGCGCCGCGGACTTCGGGGAGCCGGTCGCGCCGTCCGGGGTCTCGGGGTTCTCTTCGTCTTCCAGGTGTCCGGAGGCCGCGCCGGTCATCGCCGAGCCGAGCGCCTCGGGGGTGATGGTGGCCGGGTCGGCGTCCGCGACCAGCTTGCCGTCGTAGATCACCCGGAGGGTGTCGGACAGGCCGATCAGCTCGTCCAGGTCGGCGGAGATCAGCAGCACGGCCAGGCCCTCGCGGCGGGCCTCGCGGATGTGGTCCCAGATCGCGGCCTGCGCGCCGACGTCCACACCGCGGGTGGGGTGGGCGGCGATCAGGAAGCGCGGCTTGTGGCTCATCTCGCGGCCGACGATCAGCTTCTGCTGGTTGCCGCCGGACAGCGAGGCGGCGGTGACGTCGATGCCGGGGGTGCGGACGTCGTACGTCTCGACGATGCGGCGGGTGTCCTGCTGGGCGTTCTTGAGGTCCAGCCAGACCCCCTTGCTGTTGGGCTTCTCGGTGACGTGGCCGAGGATGCGGTTCTCCCAGAGGGGGGCCTCCAGGAGCAGCCCGTGGCGGTGGCGGTCCTCGGGGATGTAGCCGACGCCCTGCTCGCGGCGCTTGCGGGTGGGCAGCGCGGTGATGTCCTGGTCGAGGAAGCGGATGGAGCCGGAGTCGGCGTGGCGCAGCCCGATGAGCGCGTCGACCAGCTCGGTCTGGCCGTTGCCCTCGACGCCGGCGATGCCGAGGATCTCACCGGCGTGGATGGTGAAGGAGATGTCGTCGAGCAGGGCCTTGCCGCTGGGCGCGGCCAGGCGCAGGGTGTCGACGGTGAGGACCGCGCGGTCGGTGACCGTGGACTCCGCCGTCTCGGGGGTGGGCAGCTCGCTGCCGACCATCAGCTCGGCGAGCTGGCGGGGCGTGGTCTCGGCGGGGACGGCCGTGCCGACCGTGGTGCCGCGGCG encodes the following:
- a CDS encoding ABC transporter ATP-binding protein is translated as MTAVELAGITKRFPGVVANHDIHLTVRKGTVHALVGENGAGKSTLMKILYGMQKPDEGTIAVDGEKVAFSSPADAIVRGIGMVHQHFMLADNLTVLENVVLGSEKLYGIGAKARRKIKELSDRYGLGVRPDVLVEELGVAARQRVEILKVLYRGARTLILDEPTAVLVPQEVDALFDNLRELKAEGLSVIFISHKLGEVLSVADEITVIRRGTTVGTAVPAETTPRQLAELMVGSELPTPETAESTVTDRAVLTVDTLRLAAPSGKALLDDISFTIHAGEILGIAGVEGNGQTELVDALIGLRHADSGSIRFLDQDITALPTRKRREQGVGYIPEDRHRHGLLLEAPLWENRILGHVTEKPNSKGVWLDLKNAQQDTRRIVETYDVRTPGIDVTAASLSGGNQQKLIVGREMSHKPRFLIAAHPTRGVDVGAQAAIWDHIREARREGLAVLLISADLDELIGLSDTLRVIYDGKLVADADPATITPEALGSAMTGAASGHLEDEENPETPDGATGSPKSAAPPASPESPASPESPEDEAR
- a CDS encoding cytidine deaminase; its protein translation is MTGADWEELRTAARDAMSRAYAPYSGYAVGAAALVDDGRTVTGCNVENASYGIGLCAECGLVSQLQVTGGGRLTHFVCVDGAGEVLVPCGRCRQLLYEFGGPELLLETPEGILPLSRMLPQAFGPDHLTK
- a CDS encoding ABC transporter permease, translated to MTAPTTATDVNQPSLEHAPPTGRRMSWPVLLLVIAGALALTSIVRLITGANGITNVSQMSTALQLAVPIGLAGLGGLWAERAGVVNIGLEGMMILGTWFGAWAGFQWGPWTGVLVGIVGGCLGGLLHAIVTITFNVNHIVSGVAINILALGATRYLAPLAFEGHQGGSAKQSPPVDSLGHFSIPGLSGWLDSLNDQHWFFVSDIAGLLGGLVTDVSWLTLIAVALIPATWWILWRTPFGLRLRSCGENPIAAESLGVNVYKYKYLAVIISGGLAGLGGVFLSIVANPFYLEGQTSGRGYIGLAAMIFGNWMPGGLAIGAGLFGYTDSLNLRGGSANVHALLLLGALLLVAGAIWLVIRKKYVKAAITFVVGALVFAWYAGTNEVPNQVVSATPYVVTLVVLALSAQRLRMPKADGMQYRKGQGK
- a CDS encoding ABC transporter permease: MKKFDKERVLLAVAGPVIALAVAFVLSAIVLIASGKNPVEPFALMFEQAGFSDIQVLIINQASMYYIAALAVAIGFRMNLFNIGVDGQYQLAAMMAAIVGAHANLPAGLQVPLLLLTAVLTGAFWSGIAGVLKITRGVSEVVATIMLNSIATAVIGYLWLPDVFGVKIGNNNTTGEMHESGWIPGIDMGAAGEIYGLVVLAVLLGIGYWLVLNRTRFGFDLRASGASESAAAASGVDPKRMVLTAMLISGGLAGLAGLPILLGDTHTYSLNFPTGIGFLGIGIALLGRNSPVGIAFAALLWAWLDKASPELDFHGYDKEIAVIMQGLIVLSVVVSYEAVREWGLRRQQRRVGAELAAGHVLGATDNSKKEVAGR